GAACGCGCACCAGCACCTCGCGCGGGCCGATCTCGGGGGTGGAGATGGTTGAGATGCGCAAGGGGGCGTTGTGGGTCTCCAGCACGGCTGCACGCATCGTCGATGCTCTGGTCATGGTCGTCGGCTCCGTTATTTGCCCTCCAATATGCCCATGATTTTTTGCATGGGAAGAAACAAGGATGTACGATATTCGTGCATTTTTGAATGGGTGGGAATTCCGATGGAATGGAGCGATCTGCGCATTTTTCTCGCGATCGCGCGCGAGGGCACGCTCGGGGCAGCCGCGCGAAAAATCGGCCAGACCCAGCCGACGATGGGGCGGCGCCTGCGCGCGCTCGAGCAGGCGCTCGGGCAGACGCTGTTCCAGCGCACCGCGGATGGCTTTGTGCTTACCGACGAAGGCGCCGCGGTGCTCGCGCATGCCGAGCGGATCGAGGAAGAAGCGCTGGCGCTGCAGCGGCAGGCGACCGGTGCCGAGACGCAACTCGACGGCATGTTGCGTCTGTCCTCGTCGGACTGGTTCGGCACGCTGATGCTGTCGCCTGTCATTGCGGCGTTCGGCAAGCGCCATCCCAGGGTCATCGTCGAGCTCCTGACCGACGCGCGGCTCTACAGCCTGCCGCGGCGCGAGGCCGACCTCGTCTTTCGCATCAAGCCATTCGATGAGCCCGAGGTCATTTCGCGAAAGCTGCTTCACATTCCCTATGCGCTCTACGGCAAGAAGGGCAGCAAGGCACCGCGGGCCGGCGATGGCAGCGGCGTCCGCGTCGTGACCATGAACGCGGAATTCGCCGAGATGCCCGACGCGGTCTGGCTGAAGCGCAATTTGCCGAACGCGGAGATCGCCGCGCGCAGCAACAATCGCCAGGCGCAGGCCGAGCTCTGCGCCGGCGGCGGCGGCCTCGCCGTGCTGCCGCGTCCGCTCGGTGATCGCGACCGCCGCTTGGTCGCGCTCGACATCGGGGTGATGCCGCCGGGCCGCGACACCTATGTCGGATACCACCGCGATCTCCGCCGGCTGGCGCGTCTGCGCGCGTTGCTGGATCTCGTGATCGAGCAAC
This genomic interval from Bradyrhizobium guangzhouense contains the following:
- a CDS encoding LysR family transcriptional regulator, with the protein product MEWSDLRIFLAIAREGTLGAAARKIGQTQPTMGRRLRALEQALGQTLFQRTADGFVLTDEGAAVLAHAERIEEEALALQRQATGAETQLDGMLRLSSSDWFGTLMLSPVIAAFGKRHPRVIVELLTDARLYSLPRREADLVFRIKPFDEPEVISRKLLHIPYALYGKKGSKAPRAGDGSGVRVVTMNAEFAEMPDAVWLKRNLPNAEIAARSNNRQAQAELCAGGGGLAVLPRPLGDRDRRLVALDIGVMPPGRDTYVGYHRDLRRLARLRALLDLVIEQLAGEAS